The following proteins come from a genomic window of Pseudomonas sp. MAG733B:
- a CDS encoding neutral zinc metallopeptidase → MLWKKGRRSDNVVDARGDDVGGGGGGMRFGGGKGLSLTAILLIVGIGWITGQDPMQILGQLTGQMDQSAPTTTQTRKAPPANDEGAEFVRSILGDTEDTWRQIFQQGGREYKDPTLVLFSNRVNSACGLATSATGPFYCPADQKVYLDMAFFQEMSQRFSAAGDFAQAYVIAHEVGHHVQTLLGVSAKIQTARQQGRQMEGDGGLLVRQELQADCLAGVWANNAQQRLNWLEPGDIEEALNAANAIGDDRLQQQGQGRVVPDSFTHGTSAQRVRWFKTGFAQGQVGQCDTFAAKNL, encoded by the coding sequence ATGCTATGGAAAAAAGGCCGACGCAGCGACAACGTGGTCGATGCCCGTGGCGATGATGTCGGCGGCGGTGGCGGCGGAATGCGCTTTGGTGGCGGCAAAGGTCTGAGCCTGACAGCGATTCTGTTGATCGTCGGGATCGGCTGGATCACCGGCCAGGACCCGATGCAAATCCTCGGGCAACTGACCGGCCAGATGGACCAATCCGCACCCACCACAACCCAGACCCGTAAGGCGCCACCGGCCAATGACGAAGGTGCCGAATTCGTCCGTTCGATCCTTGGCGACACCGAAGACACCTGGCGGCAGATTTTCCAGCAGGGCGGCCGTGAGTACAAAGATCCGACGCTGGTGCTGTTCAGCAATCGGGTGAATTCGGCCTGCGGTCTGGCGACCTCGGCGACCGGTCCGTTCTATTGCCCGGCAGACCAGAAGGTTTATCTGGACATGGCATTCTTCCAGGAGATGTCACAGCGCTTTTCCGCCGCCGGCGATTTTGCCCAGGCCTACGTGATCGCTCACGAAGTCGGACACCATGTACAGACCTTGCTTGGTGTTTCCGCGAAAATTCAGACAGCCCGCCAGCAAGGCCGGCAGATGGAAGGCGACGGCGGTTTGCTGGTGCGTCAGGAATTGCAGGCTGATTGTCTGGCCGGGGTCTGGGCCAACAACGCGCAGCAGCGATTGAACTGGCTGGAACCGGGCGACATCGAAGAAGCACTGAATGCGGCGAACGCCATCGGCGACGATCGCTTGCAGCAACAGGGTCAGGGCCGCGTGGTGCCGGACTCGTTTACCCATGGTACGTCAGCGCAACGGGTGCGCTGGTTCAAAACCGGATTCGCCCAGGGCCAGGTTGGCCAGTGCGATACCTTTGCGGCGAAAAATCTGTAA
- a CDS encoding Gfo/Idh/MocA family oxidoreductase gives MISPLRIALIGAGNMGQQHYQHLKTLTEATLCAVADPGPQAAGLATEWGVRYFPDHLQMLEQVKPDAVIVANPNTLHVSTALDCLAAGVPVLLEKPVGVHLDEARELVAASKASGVPVLVGHHRRHNPLIVRAHELVRSGALGRLTTVTALWQLRKPDSYFETPWRRESGAGMLLTNLIHDLDLLRHLCGEVRQVQAITNNAVRGFANEDCAAVLLQFDNGALGSLTGSDAVAAPWSWELDSGENPVYPRQADQPCYLLAGTGGALSIPQLKRWHYNEIDGGWHQPLQATEETFSADEALRLQLQHFVRVARREVEPLVSAADAARTLALIEAIREAAETGRACAPSLIED, from the coding sequence TTGATTTCGCCCCTTCGAATCGCGCTGATCGGCGCTGGCAACATGGGCCAGCAGCATTACCAGCATCTGAAAACCCTGACGGAGGCGACCCTGTGTGCGGTGGCCGATCCCGGGCCGCAAGCCGCCGGCCTGGCGACGGAATGGGGCGTGAGGTATTTCCCTGATCACCTTCAGATGCTGGAGCAGGTGAAGCCAGACGCGGTCATCGTCGCCAACCCCAATACCTTGCACGTCAGCACTGCGCTCGATTGCTTGGCGGCCGGCGTGCCGGTCTTGCTGGAAAAACCGGTGGGCGTGCACCTCGATGAGGCCCGTGAGCTGGTGGCTGCCTCGAAGGCGAGCGGCGTTCCGGTGCTGGTCGGCCATCACCGTCGGCATAATCCGTTGATCGTTCGCGCCCATGAACTTGTCCGCAGCGGCGCGCTGGGGCGGTTAACCACGGTCACGGCGCTCTGGCAATTACGCAAACCCGACAGTTATTTCGAGACACCATGGCGCCGTGAGTCCGGCGCGGGGATGTTGTTGACCAACCTGATCCACGACCTCGACCTGCTGCGGCATTTGTGCGGTGAAGTGCGCCAGGTCCAGGCCATTACCAACAACGCCGTGCGCGGGTTTGCCAATGAGGATTGTGCGGCGGTGTTGCTGCAATTCGACAACGGTGCGCTGGGCAGCCTGACCGGCTCCGATGCGGTGGCGGCGCCCTGGAGTTGGGAGCTGGATTCGGGAGAGAACCCGGTGTATCCGCGCCAGGCCGATCAGCCGTGTTATTTGCTGGCCGGGACCGGCGGGGCGCTGAGCATTCCGCAGCTCAAACGCTGGCACTACAACGAGATTGATGGCGGCTGGCACCAACCGTTGCAGGCGACAGAGGAAACATTCAGCGCCGATGAAGCCCTGCGTTTGCAGTTGCAGCATTTCGTGCGCGTTGCGCGTCGGGAGGTCGAGCCGCTGGTGAGCGCTGCCGATGCTGCCCGCACATTGGCGCTGATCGAAGCCATCCGCGAAGCCGCCGAAACCGGTCGCGCGTGCGCACCGTCGTTGATCGAGGACTGA
- a CDS encoding IclR family transcriptional regulator translates to MAGSQIERVFSVLESLTSDPRGLPMQTLAEQLDIPKSATHRLLAELIRLGYVRQNPENLRYHLSTKLVAMGFRYLSSSGADIVQPVLDRLAQETGELVRLGVIEGERQTWIAKSQGARSGLRYDPDMGRDAPLFYTASGHAWLACMSDAEALSLVERQAADRLLELGPNAPRSNIELLERLRLAREQGYACVEESSAVGTSAIAAVVRHPGDGRVIGVLSIAGPSARMPGARLHELAPLLLAFTEELSAASLASELFS, encoded by the coding sequence ATGGCCGGCAGTCAGATCGAACGTGTTTTCAGTGTGCTCGAAAGCCTCACCAGCGACCCTCGCGGGCTACCGATGCAGACGCTGGCGGAGCAACTGGACATCCCCAAAAGTGCCACTCACCGACTGCTCGCCGAGCTGATCCGGTTGGGCTACGTGCGGCAGAATCCGGAGAACCTGCGTTATCACTTGTCGACCAAACTGGTGGCGATGGGGTTCCGGTATTTGTCGAGCAGCGGCGCCGATATCGTGCAGCCGGTGCTTGATCGGCTGGCTCAGGAAACCGGTGAACTGGTGCGTCTGGGGGTAATCGAGGGTGAGCGGCAGACCTGGATCGCCAAGTCTCAGGGCGCCCGTTCCGGCCTGCGTTACGACCCGGACATGGGCCGTGATGCGCCACTGTTCTACACCGCTTCGGGCCATGCCTGGCTGGCGTGCATGAGCGATGCCGAGGCGTTGTCGCTGGTGGAGCGCCAGGCGGCGGACCGGCTGCTGGAGCTGGGGCCGAATGCACCGCGTTCCAACATCGAATTGCTTGAACGCCTGCGTCTGGCGCGGGAGCAGGGTTATGCCTGTGTCGAGGAAAGCTCGGCGGTGGGCACCTCGGCGATTGCAGCGGTGGTGCGGCATCCGGGGGATGGTCGGGTGATTGGCGTACTCAGCATTGCCGGGCCGAGTGCACGGATGCCTGGCGCGCGGTTGCACGAGTTGGCGCCGTTGTTGTTGGCGTTTACCGAGGAGTTGAGTGCGGCGAGTCTGGCGTCGGAGTTGTTCAGCTAA
- a CDS encoding aldo/keto reductase, giving the protein MQHIVNAQGLNMPKLGLGTWPMLGEECTRAVEQAQALGYRHIDTAAAYNNEDAVGQALVNSPTPREQIHVTTKVWRDQLQPDAMRHSMDRSLEALRSDYVDLFMIHWPSTDWDLPRTIETLVSFKEQGLARNIGVANFPLPLLRKVVEELGAPLSAIQVEYHVLLGQNALLNYARQHDLALTAYTPLARNKVSDVPALQQIAAKHGVLPTQVALKWLLDQPNVAAIPKASSEANQLANLAALNVKLDDQDRALIASLSKRERQVSPDFAPEWDAFDE; this is encoded by the coding sequence ATGCAGCACATCGTTAACGCACAGGGTTTGAACATGCCGAAACTCGGCCTCGGCACCTGGCCGATGCTAGGTGAAGAATGCACCCGCGCGGTGGAACAGGCGCAGGCGCTGGGCTATCGGCACATCGACACGGCCGCGGCCTACAACAACGAGGACGCAGTCGGTCAGGCGCTGGTGAACAGTCCTACACCCCGCGAGCAAATCCACGTCACCACCAAGGTCTGGCGGGATCAACTGCAACCCGATGCGATGCGCCATTCCATGGATCGCAGCCTTGAAGCCTTGCGCAGCGATTACGTCGATTTGTTCATGATCCACTGGCCCAGCACCGATTGGGATCTGCCGCGCACGATTGAAACGTTGGTGTCGTTCAAGGAACAAGGCCTGGCACGCAACATCGGCGTGGCGAATTTTCCACTGCCCCTGCTGCGCAAAGTCGTCGAAGAGCTGGGTGCGCCGCTGTCAGCGATTCAGGTCGAATACCACGTACTGCTCGGACAAAACGCACTGCTGAACTACGCCCGTCAACACGACTTGGCGCTTACGGCCTACACGCCACTGGCGCGAAACAAGGTGTCAGACGTCCCGGCACTCCAGCAGATCGCCGCCAAACACGGGGTATTGCCAACCCAGGTCGCGCTGAAATGGTTGCTCGATCAACCGAACGTAGCAGCGATCCCCAAAGCCAGCAGCGAAGCCAATCAACTGGCCAATCTCGCGGCACTCAATGTGAAACTGGATGACCAGGATCGCGCCTTGATCGCCAGCCTGTCCAAACGCGAGCGTCAGGTCAGCCCGGACTTTGCGCCGGAGTGGGATGCGTTCGACGAATAA
- a CDS encoding DMT family transporter: MTVSTPLSGVNQPFKGILLIVVATFLFSSHDAFSKYLSGFYPIVMVVWARYVVHTLLMAGIFLPQSGLRVLRTKRPLLQLIRALCLLGTSLFFTTGLMYIPLAEATSVNFLAPVLVTALSVPLLGERVTRGQWLAVIFGFSGVLIIVHPGGDLFTPAVLLPFCSALFFCFYQLLTRKLAEIDSPTTSNFFAGLCNTLVMSALVPFFWQTPSLAHGAMMLALGACGMTAHLFLTQAFRLAAPALLAPFSYCQIIFAGLLGWLLFSHTPTVTTVIGIAVICCSGLAAAWQQSRK, from the coding sequence ATGACCGTCAGCACCCCGCTCTCCGGCGTCAATCAGCCCTTCAAGGGGATCCTGCTGATCGTTGTCGCAACCTTCCTGTTTTCCAGCCACGACGCCTTTTCCAAATACCTCTCCGGTTTCTATCCGATCGTCATGGTGGTCTGGGCGCGTTACGTGGTGCACACGTTGCTGATGGCCGGGATTTTCCTGCCGCAATCCGGGCTGCGGGTGCTGCGCACGAAGCGACCGTTGCTGCAATTGATTCGGGCGCTTTGCTTGCTGGGCACCAGCCTGTTTTTTACCACCGGGTTGATGTACATCCCGCTGGCCGAGGCCACTTCGGTCAACTTCCTCGCACCTGTGCTGGTCACCGCGTTGTCGGTGCCGTTGTTGGGCGAGAGGGTCACTCGCGGGCAATGGCTGGCGGTGATTTTCGGTTTCAGCGGGGTGCTGATCATCGTTCACCCTGGTGGTGATTTGTTCACCCCGGCGGTGTTGCTGCCGTTCTGTTCTGCGCTGTTTTTCTGCTTCTACCAATTGCTCACGCGCAAGCTCGCCGAGATCGACAGCCCGACCACCAGCAACTTTTTCGCCGGGCTGTGCAACACGTTGGTGATGAGTGCTTTGGTGCCGTTCTTCTGGCAGACGCCGAGCCTTGCGCACGGCGCGATGATGCTGGCGTTGGGGGCCTGCGGGATGACGGCGCACCTGTTTTTGACCCAGGCTTTCCGTCTCGCGGCACCGGCACTGCTGGCACCGTTCAGCTATTGCCAGATCATCTTCGCCGGCCTGCTGGGCTGGCTGCTGTTTTCCCACACGCCGACGGTGACTACCGTGATCGGCATTGCCGTGATTTGCTGCAGTGGGTTGGCGGCCGCGTGGCAGCAAAGCCGTAAATAG
- a CDS encoding MFS transporter — translation MIPTQSSRMAPAMSAATGGIGDKIRGAMAVGKTRWGMLALVFFATTLNYIDRAALGVMQPILAKEMSWTAMDYANINFWFQVGYAIGFVLQGRLIDRVGVKRVFFCAVLLWSLATGAHGLATSAVGFMVCRFILGLTEAANYPACVKTTRLWFPAGERAVATGIFNAGTNVGAMFTPMLLPLILHVWGWQAAFLCMSALGGIWLLFWGLKYFNPEDHPSVKQSELDYIQNEVEPEQTRVPFSKILRMRGTWAFALAYSITAPVFWFYLYWLPPFLNQQYNLGINVTQMGIPLIIIYLTADFGSVGGGILSSFLIGRGVNPIKARLMSMFLFACCIIGVIMAAGSSNLWVAVFAISLAIGAHQAWTANIWSLVMDYTPKHMMSTVFGFGGMCAAIGGMFMTQLVGHILTVTNNNYTVLFTLIPAMYFIALIWMYFMAPRKIPTVTD, via the coding sequence ATGATTCCTACTCAAAGCTCTCGCATGGCTCCGGCCATGAGCGCTGCAACTGGTGGCATCGGCGACAAAATCCGCGGCGCCATGGCTGTCGGCAAGACCCGCTGGGGCATGCTGGCGCTGGTGTTCTTCGCCACCACCCTGAACTACATCGACCGCGCTGCCCTCGGCGTCATGCAGCCCATCCTCGCCAAGGAAATGAGCTGGACGGCGATGGACTACGCCAACATCAACTTCTGGTTCCAGGTCGGCTACGCCATCGGCTTCGTGCTGCAAGGTCGCTTGATCGACCGGGTCGGCGTCAAGCGCGTGTTCTTCTGCGCCGTGCTGCTCTGGAGCCTGGCGACCGGCGCCCATGGCCTGGCCACTTCGGCCGTCGGTTTCATGGTCTGCCGGTTCATTCTCGGCCTGACCGAAGCCGCCAACTACCCGGCCTGCGTGAAAACCACGCGCCTGTGGTTCCCGGCCGGTGAACGCGCCGTAGCCACCGGCATTTTCAACGCCGGGACCAACGTCGGTGCGATGTTCACGCCGATGCTGCTGCCGCTGATCCTGCACGTCTGGGGCTGGCAAGCCGCGTTCCTGTGCATGTCGGCACTGGGTGGGATCTGGTTGTTGTTCTGGGGCCTGAAATACTTCAACCCGGAAGATCACCCGAGCGTTAAACAGTCGGAACTGGACTACATCCAGAACGAAGTCGAACCGGAGCAAACCCGCGTACCGTTTTCGAAAATCCTGCGCATGCGTGGTACCTGGGCCTTCGCCCTCGCCTACTCGATCACCGCGCCGGTGTTCTGGTTCTACCTGTACTGGCTGCCACCGTTTCTCAATCAGCAATACAACCTTGGCATCAACGTCACCCAGATGGGCATTCCGCTGATCATCATCTACCTGACCGCCGACTTCGGCAGTGTCGGCGGCGGGATCCTCTCCTCGTTCCTGATCGGTCGCGGCGTCAACCCGATCAAGGCGCGGCTGATGTCCATGTTCCTGTTCGCCTGCTGCATCATCGGCGTGATCATGGCAGCCGGCTCCAGCAACCTGTGGGTCGCAGTGTTCGCCATCTCCCTGGCCATCGGCGCGCACCAGGCCTGGACCGCCAACATCTGGAGCCTGGTGATGGACTACACGCCCAAGCACATGATGAGTACGGTGTTCGGTTTCGGCGGCATGTGTGCGGCGATTGGCGGGATGTTCATGACTCAGTTGGTCGGCCACATCCTGACAGTCACCAACAACAACTACACCGTGCTGTTCACCCTGATCCCGGCGATGTACTTCATCGCGCTGATCTGGATGTACTTCATGGCACCGCGCAAGATTCCGACCGTCACCGACTAA
- a CDS encoding alpha/beta hydrolase → MKKWLLVLLFTCATSQAQEHGVKELSPGRLLLKSGEIAVGISPAPAKIERVLIILHGRLRNAQTYLHSGVQAAQLAGQSDTTLVIAPQFLNENDVALHPVADTVLRWQGNEWMAGGESTAPFRLSSYEALDEIIARLGDRQQFPDVKQIVIAGHSGGAQVVQRYALLGHDQSALEAAGVKLRYVIANPSSYAYFDERRPVAFNHAACPDFNRWKYGLTDLPAYAEGQSAAQLQEKYLKRDVVYLLGQQDIDPNHPALDKRCEAKAQGPYRLARGRFYFDYLKRLQPQGLNQQLIEVPGVGHNGDGMFTSPEGQKALFQ, encoded by the coding sequence ATGAAGAAGTGGTTGTTGGTTTTGCTGTTCACTTGCGCAACGTCCCAGGCCCAAGAGCATGGGGTCAAAGAGCTCAGTCCCGGGCGCCTGCTGTTGAAGTCGGGTGAAATAGCGGTAGGCATCAGTCCCGCTCCGGCAAAAATCGAGCGCGTGTTGATCATCCTCCATGGTCGGTTACGTAATGCGCAAACCTATCTCCACAGCGGCGTACAGGCAGCGCAACTGGCCGGGCAAAGCGACACGACCCTGGTGATCGCCCCGCAATTCCTCAATGAAAACGACGTCGCGCTGCACCCGGTAGCCGATACCGTTTTGCGCTGGCAAGGCAACGAGTGGATGGCGGGTGGCGAATCCACCGCGCCGTTTCGTCTGAGTTCCTACGAGGCACTGGACGAAATCATCGCGCGGTTGGGTGATCGCCAGCAGTTTCCGGATGTGAAGCAAATCGTCATCGCCGGGCACTCCGGTGGTGCTCAAGTGGTGCAGCGCTACGCTTTGCTGGGCCACGATCAATCGGCCCTGGAAGCCGCAGGCGTAAAGCTGCGCTACGTGATTGCCAATCCTTCTTCCTATGCATATTTCGATGAGCGCCGACCGGTGGCTTTCAACCATGCCGCGTGTCCGGACTTCAATCGCTGGAAGTACGGGCTGACAGATTTGCCCGCCTACGCTGAAGGACAAAGCGCCGCGCAGTTGCAGGAAAAATACCTCAAGCGCGACGTCGTTTATTTACTCGGGCAACAGGACATCGACCCGAACCATCCGGCGCTGGACAAGCGTTGTGAAGCAAAAGCTCAAGGCCCGTATCGATTGGCCCGTGGGCGGTTTTACTTCGATTACCTGAAGCGGCTGCAACCGCAAGGGTTGAACCAGCAGCTGATTGAAGTGCCCGGGGTTGGGCATAACGGCGATGGGATGTTTACATCGCCGGAGGGGCAGAAGGCGTTGTTTCAGTAA
- a CDS encoding FAD-dependent oxidoreductase, producing the protein MPAEPHFLPDIDCDVLVVGSGAAGLSAAVTAAWHGLKVIVVEKDPVFGGATAWSGGWAWVPCNPLARRAGIVEDVEQPRTYLKHELGEHYDPAMIDAFLEAAPRMVAFFEQHTSLQFADGNAIADIHGDTPGAGTGGRSVIAAPYDARKVGKLLKRLRKTMRETSFMGMPIMAGADLTAFLNLTRSLSAAWHVTRRFTRHLFDLVVHGRAMQLVNGVALVARLAKSAEDLGVLLWDSAPVTELLRENNQVRGAVISTAKGSVRIHARKAVVLAAGGFANDIERRKALFPRTPTGHEHLALPPLGVSGDGLRLGESVGAHVNVDMQSPVAWAPVSQVPHGDGSIGHFPHIIERGKPGIIGVLSNGQRFVNEANGYYDYVTAMVTAAPPGEDVASWLICSHRFQRRYGLGISRPFPVPLSSFIRSGYLKTGNTLEELALVCGIDPLGLRSTVSDYNRHARNGEDPQFGRGSTPYNRKQGDALQQPNPCVAPIEQGPFYAVKVQPGCFGTFAGLKVNQHAQVLDDSGHAIAGLYAAGGDMASIMGGHYPAGGINIGPALTFGYIAARHIAGITAYEKEIDHAAHR; encoded by the coding sequence ATGCCTGCCGAACCGCATTTTCTTCCCGACATTGACTGCGATGTGCTGGTCGTCGGCTCCGGTGCGGCCGGGTTGTCGGCAGCCGTGACCGCCGCGTGGCATGGCCTCAAAGTCATCGTGGTGGAAAAGGACCCGGTATTTGGCGGCGCGACGGCGTGGTCCGGTGGCTGGGCCTGGGTGCCGTGCAATCCTCTGGCACGACGCGCCGGCATCGTCGAAGACGTGGAGCAGCCGCGCACCTACCTCAAACACGAATTGGGCGAACATTACGATCCGGCGATGATCGATGCCTTCCTCGAAGCCGCTCCACGGATGGTCGCGTTCTTCGAACAGCACACCTCGCTGCAATTCGCCGACGGCAATGCGATTGCCGACATTCATGGCGACACGCCAGGCGCCGGCACCGGCGGGCGCTCGGTGATCGCCGCGCCATACGACGCACGAAAAGTCGGCAAACTGCTTAAGCGTCTTCGCAAAACCATGCGGGAAACGTCCTTCATGGGCATGCCGATCATGGCGGGCGCGGACCTCACGGCGTTTCTCAATCTGACCCGCTCACTGTCGGCGGCCTGGCATGTCACTCGGCGATTTACCCGCCATCTATTCGACCTCGTCGTGCATGGCCGGGCGATGCAACTGGTCAACGGCGTGGCGTTGGTGGCGCGCCTGGCGAAATCCGCCGAGGACCTCGGCGTGTTGCTCTGGGACTCGGCGCCCGTTACGGAACTGTTGCGCGAAAACAATCAGGTTCGCGGCGCCGTGATCAGCACCGCCAAAGGCTCGGTGCGCATCCATGCACGCAAGGCCGTAGTGCTGGCGGCCGGTGGTTTCGCCAATGACATCGAACGGCGCAAAGCGCTGTTCCCGCGTACGCCGACCGGGCATGAGCATCTGGCCCTGCCGCCACTCGGCGTGTCCGGTGACGGCTTGCGACTGGGTGAAAGCGTCGGCGCCCACGTGAATGTGGACATGCAGTCCCCCGTCGCCTGGGCGCCGGTTTCGCAGGTGCCGCACGGCGACGGCAGCATCGGCCATTTCCCGCACATCATCGAACGCGGCAAACCCGGGATTATCGGCGTGCTAAGCAACGGTCAGCGCTTCGTCAACGAAGCCAATGGCTACTACGACTACGTGACAGCCATGGTTACCGCTGCCCCGCCGGGTGAAGACGTTGCTTCCTGGCTGATCTGCAGCCACCGTTTTCAGCGACGTTATGGTTTGGGGATCTCTCGGCCATTTCCCGTACCGCTGTCATCCTTTATCCGCAGCGGCTATCTGAAGACCGGCAATACCCTTGAGGAATTGGCATTGGTCTGCGGCATCGATCCACTCGGCTTGCGCAGTACCGTATCGGACTACAACCGCCATGCACGCAACGGCGAAGATCCGCAATTCGGACGCGGCTCGACACCCTACAACCGCAAACAGGGTGATGCGCTGCAACAACCCAACCCCTGCGTCGCGCCGATCGAACAAGGCCCGTTTTATGCGGTGAAGGTCCAACCCGGCTGCTTCGGCACCTTCGCCGGGCTCAAGGTCAATCAGCACGCCCAGGTCCTCGATGACTCGGGCCACGCCATCGCCGGGCTGTATGCGGCGGGCGGCGACATGGCCAGCATCATGGGCGGCCACTACCCCGCTGGCGGCATCAATATCGGCCCGGCGCTGACCTTCGGCTACATCGCCGCCCGCCACATCGCAGGAATCACCGCTTACGAAAAGGAGATCGACCATGCAGCACATCGTTAA
- a CDS encoding sugar phosphate isomerase/epimerase yields the protein MSERIFSLASLTVLELSPPEMVEVAARAGYSHVGLRLVPATPEERHFALVADSDLRRQTLARLRDTGIRVLDVEILRLKPDTVVADFEKILAVGAEFGASELLVAGNDSDEQRLTENFARLCDLAAPYELHPHLEFMPWTDARNLQQAVRIVENAGRENGGVLVDAFHFDRSGSQLEDLVSVAPSRLRYAQLCDVAGPRPADMAEILRQARNERRFPGDGDCDLPGLLRCLPANIPLSLEIPTVHLLEQGVSGLDRAQMALDKTRELLARM from the coding sequence ATGAGCGAACGAATCTTTTCCCTCGCCAGCCTGACGGTGCTGGAGCTGTCGCCGCCCGAGATGGTCGAGGTCGCGGCGCGGGCCGGTTACAGCCATGTCGGTTTGCGGCTGGTGCCGGCAACCCCCGAGGAACGCCATTTTGCCTTGGTCGCCGATAGCGATTTGCGCCGTCAGACCCTGGCCCGTCTGCGCGACACCGGCATTCGTGTGCTGGATGTTGAAATCCTGCGTCTGAAACCGGACACCGTTGTCGCCGACTTCGAGAAAATTCTGGCGGTCGGCGCCGAATTCGGTGCCAGTGAGTTGCTGGTGGCCGGTAACGATTCCGACGAGCAACGGCTGACGGAAAATTTCGCCCGGCTGTGTGATCTGGCAGCACCTTACGAACTGCATCCGCATCTGGAGTTCATGCCGTGGACCGATGCGCGCAATTTGCAACAGGCGGTGCGGATCGTCGAGAACGCCGGGCGGGAAAATGGAGGGGTGCTGGTGGACGCATTTCACTTCGATCGTTCCGGGTCGCAACTGGAAGATCTGGTCAGCGTCGCCCCTTCGCGGTTACGGTATGCGCAGTTGTGTGACGTTGCCGGGCCGCGACCGGCAGACATGGCCGAGATCTTGCGTCAGGCCCGTAACGAACGGCGTTTTCCCGGCGACGGCGACTGCGATCTACCGGGGTTGTTGCGGTGTTTGCCGGCTAACATTCCCTTGAGCCTGGAGATTCCCACCGTGCATCTGCTGGAGCAGGGTGTGAGCGGTTTGGACCGGGCGCAGATGGCTTTGGACAAAACCCGGGAGTTGTTGGCGCGGATGTAA